The nucleotide window AGAATGAGAAACGAATATTTGGCATAGGCTAAACCCTATCTTCCAGATGGCTGActttttaaacaaaataaaagccaCATGTCCACACTTGAATCTGTCAACCAAATTGATCAAATCCACACGTAGAATGAGAGGCTGATATGTGGCATAGGGTAAAGCCTATCTTTCAGATGGCTGACCTTTCAAACAAGATCAAAGTCACACGTCCACATGCCCACACTTGAATTTGTTAACCAAACTGATCCAATCCACACGTAGAATAAGAGACTAATATGTGGCATAGGCTAAAGCCTATCTTCAAGATGGCTaacttttcaaacaaaataaaagccaCACTTCCACACTTGAATCTGTCAACCAAATTGATCAAATCCACACGTAGAATGAGAGGCTGATATGTGGCATAGGCTAAAGCCTATCTTCCAGATGGCTAACTGTTCAAACAAGATTAAAGCCATACCTCCACACCTCCACACTTGAATCTGTTAACCAAATTGATCAAATCCACACGTAGAATGAGATGCTAATCTGTGGCATATGTTAAATCCTATCTTCCAGATGGCTGACTTTTCAAACAAGATCAAAGCCACACGTCTACACTTGAATCTGTCAACCAAACTGATCCAATCCAcacggaacccaaagccagtgagctcccaaaatgcctcatgctaggtagagatgtgaatatacatatgaggcttataggatccacacccctgggcgatgtgggatcttacaccaCACATCCCAAATCAATTTGAATTGTACTGTTTGCTTGGAGATATAATTATgtcctttattttatcaaacCCATACTTGCATAAGGAGTCAAAATCTCTTATTGATGCATTCCACGTGGCAAGAATCAAAAGGCATATACCATTTGTATTCATGTGATAATCATCCAATCCTACTACATCATCTGATGTCGCGCCTTAATGCACATCCATATTCCATCATATTCCAtcatattttgggggtataattattcgagtatatttaatatatatatatatattatagtttttaggggtataaaattgttaaattaatatatataatttttatattatttttttagggttataaaattataaaattaatattttgtttatcgtgtttcgtgttacccacgtgtatacccgaaccaacccgttatcttaacaggtgcttatcgggttacccgataacgacccgaattgttatcgtgtcgacccgaacacctgttaatttcgtgtcgtgtcgtatcgggttatcgggtcgtgtcaggaattgcccgACCTAGGGCTAATGCATGTCCTGTGTCGGAAGGTCAAGGAAGCTAATGGCCTAATGCCATGGGAGCCGGCAATTAAAACTTCAGTGAGAAGCGATCATAACTATAACGGTCCTAAGTCCAAAAATTTCTTGTCGAATAAGTTTCAAGTTCCAACACAGTACGAAAGACCTAACGATCTAGACAATCTCAAGCAgttccaacccaaaacccaattgtCAAATGAACCTCACACCTTTCTCAAGCTCTGTAGGCTAGTTGGTATCCACATTCCCAAAGGGCCAAATGGACCATATCAAATCAACCCAATCAAAAGCCCAATCAGATTGCAAACAACCCACATCCAAATCAAACACGGGTCAGAAATGACCCAAATTTCAAATCGGGTTAGTCTTCTCTATCTGTCTTCCCCTAAAACCCTAGACTTTTTTTTACTCTGTTGTCACAGAAAACGCAAAGTTTTCAATCTTTGAAAATCGTAAGGAACCATGATGAACGGCGGTCGGCACCAAAACAAATTCGCATGGAAGCCAAACCTCGGCGTCAAAATCAACGAAACCGAGGTCGGAGGCCGGTTCCGGCCGCTGTCGGAGATAACGGGGGTCTGCCAGCGCTGCAAGGAACAGATCGAGTGGAAGCGCCGTTACGGAAAGTACAAGACCCTGACGGAGCCCGCCAAGTGCCAACGTTGTACCAAACGCGCCGTCCGTCAGTCCCACCATAAGCTCTGTGCTGCTTGTGCTAAGGAACAGCGTGTTTGTGCGAAGTGTTGCTGTCGTGTCGAGCAAATTGTCGGAAAAGACCTTGCGGAAGTGGAGTCTGAGCAGAAGCAGCTTCAAgaggtttgatttttttaatgttgtttttgtAAAGTTTCCAGTTTTTAACTGGTTATCGATTCGAAAATTGACGGAAATTGatgggtttgttttgttttgtggaaATTGTAATGCACAGGCGATCAAAAATGCAAGAGAAAGAGATAGGAGGAGTCTGTTGCGTGCGGTATGTTCTCGAATTCGAACACATTTGTTTGTTCTTGTATTGGATTGTGAATCAAAAGTTGCATAATTTCTGATCTCGGATTGTACTGTAACAGATGAATGCTGGAAAATCTACGGGTGTAGCGAAAGCTGCAAGCGAGAAAGGAGACAAAGCGGGGGACATGTTCCCGTCTGCGTCACTCGAAGAATATGCAGAGGCAAGCAGAGATGATGAGGATGACGAAGGTGATGATGGTGAAGGCGAAGAAGATGAGGCACTGGTTTGCAATTAAAAAAGGTACTGAGTAGTATTTCAGTAGCGAACATGTTGGTTTGGCCAGTTGGCCATGATCGTGTAGTGTGTTCATCCTTTGCACGCAAGTTCGAAATCGCTTGCATCTCTTTGTACTATCAGCGACAAATTGGGCAAAGATATCCTCGTTTCTTCAACACCATGAAGAAGGTCTTGAAGAAGTAAACTGATCaacgtcttttttttttcgtgttTCTTTCGTTGTTTTAGCGGTCCACGCATAATTTTGTACAAGTGCTTATGCacagaaactttgaaattttgtttctttttaattatcaaTGAATTAggtcttgtttaatattatcACAGATCAAGTTGCATTGCTTTTGGGGGTTTCTTGGGTTAAAAGCAACCTGCCAATAAAGTATGCTAGGCACCTGGGGAAGATCGAAAGCTCAATAGAAAAATAAGATAGATCCAACTTCACTCTTCAAGTTAACAACTTCGAGAGTGAATGAATCTTCAAATGGTTGTTATTTCTCCGAgttggaaggaagaagaaagccaATCTTACGAAATGCAGAGGGAAAGCAGTTTTAAGCTAGTCAGATGCCTTCTTGCGACGATACTATGTGCCATTCTCCTTTTCGGCTTCCATATCTTCAAATGGTTGTTACAGTCTTCATTTTCGGCTTCCATATCTCATATCCGCAATCCTTTTTCTCTTTCAACGCCAGTATCTCCCACGACCAATTTGTTATGCCTCATTCCCTGCACACGGATGTCTCTCATTTGCAGATCCAGCTGGGACTTTTGTTGCAGCAGCTGCATAATGAAAGTTCCGAATCAAAAGTACTTCTGAAATTTTCGGATCAGGTGCTTCGCATCGCCATTTCTTTAGACAAACTTGCTGATAGCATTGAAAAGAAGCATCAACCGGACAAAGATGAAGTAAGCACCGTGGATGAAGATTTCACAAATCCAGAGGAAGGTGAAGGTGAAGCTGAAGAACACGTTCCAGGTGGCACAATCTTCACTTCAGGTGAGATTCGTATTTACATTTCACCAAAACAAAACAGGCAGATTGGGAAGAAAAATTTTCTTGGGGAAGAAGCAATAACTCCATCAATTGGGTTGGC belongs to Malus sylvestris chromosome 17, drMalSylv7.2, whole genome shotgun sequence and includes:
- the LOC126610316 gene encoding uncharacterized protein LOC126610316 isoform X2: MMNGGRHQNKFAWKPNLGVKINETEVGGRFRPLSEITGVCQRCKEQIEWKRRYGKYKTLTEPAKCQRCTKRAVRQSHHKLCAACAKEQRVCAKCCCRVEQIVGKDLAEVESEQKQLQEAIKNARERDRRSLLRAMNAGKSTGVAKAASEKGDKAGDMFPSASLEEYAEASRDDEDDEGDDGEGEEDEALVCN
- the LOC126610316 gene encoding uncharacterized protein LOC126610316 isoform X1; this encodes MMNGGRHQNKFAWKPNLGVKINETEVGGRFRPLSEITGVCQRCKEQIEWKRRYGKYKTLTEPAKCQRCTKRAVRQSHHKLCAACAKEQRVCAKCCCRVEQIVGKDLAEVESEQKQLQEAIKNARERDRRSLLRAMNAGKSTGVAKAASEKGDKAGDMFPSASLEEYAEASRDDEDDEGDDGDDGEGEEDEALVCY
- the LOC126610316 gene encoding uncharacterized protein LOC126610316 isoform X4, giving the protein MMNGGRHQNKFAWKPNLGVKINETEVGGRFRPLSEITGVCQRCKEQIEWKRRYGKYKTLTEPAKCQRCTKRAVRQSHHKLCAACAKEQRVCAKCCCRVEQIVGKDLAEVESEQKQLQEAIKNARERDRRSLLRAMNAGKSTGVAKAASEKGDKAGDLFPSASLEEYAEASRDDEDDEGDDGEGEEDEALVCY